A genomic stretch from Aedes albopictus strain Foshan chromosome 2, AalbF5, whole genome shotgun sequence includes:
- the LOC115255568 gene encoding facilitated trehalose transporter Tret1-like, giving the protein MTLIQLLVIHRNEFVAALGVASSAFMIILCMSWSSPALPKLQAWDSPIPITADEGSWLVSTLSIGLMLGPLITAVAADRIGRKRTLLCSAVPIAVGWLFMAFGNSVGFLYTARFLFGLSVGTSFAVSPMYLGEICSQTIRGSAVSLTGFVGKLAFIVMYGIGPMVDFRTLAWIGMSGPVVFTLFFMWLPESPYYLLSKGKDAEAEKSLSWLRRSSCVTKELAAMKVFLQQSKDYQGSFKQLFARQYRKNLRIIGILLFCTTCTGVTMILAYAQTIFMKISSDLDPEEMSLVLGIIQALATGIAVLLIDRVGRRPLVLFSLVGITLGLVLTSAYFATASENSSPALGWMVFIALLLTVISFDVGLFVIPSIYHAEVLPKPIRAYANAASTIGHGAIQFVNLKLFQVLTDSAGAYVPFALYSMAGVVGGVLSYVYIPETKGQSLEEIERMVAEGRVKSVKPVSDDKLFQDKINKFAL; this is encoded by the exons ATGACATTAATTCAACTTCTTGTAATTCATAGAAACGAATTTGTAGCAGCATTGGGAG TTGCTTCCTCTGCCTTCATGATAATACTCTGCATGAGCTGGAGCTCGCCGGCTCTTCCTAAACTGCAAGCATGGGACTCCCCCATCCCGATCACAGCCGACGAAGGATCGTGGCTTGTGTCGACGCTTTCGATTGGGCTGATGTTGGGCCCACTGATCACAGCTGTTGCTGCTGATCGTATCGGCCGAAAGCGAACCCTGCTGTGTTCGGCCGTTCCCATTGCGGTAGGATGGTTGTTCATGGCCTTTGGCAATTCCGTAGGATTCCTGTATACGGCCCGGTTCCTGTTTGGTCTGTCGGTCGGAACATCGTTCGCCGTCAGTCCAATGTATTTGGGCGAGATCTGCTCGCAAACCATCCGTGGATCTGCGGTCTCGCTGACTGGTTTTGTGGGAAAGTTGGCGTTCATCGTGATGTATGGCATTGGTCCAATGGTTGATTTCAGAACTCTGGCGTGGATTGGTATGAGCGGACCAGTCGTATTTACTCTGTTCTTCATGTGGTTACCTGAGTCACCATACTATTTGCTGAGCAAAGGGAAAGATGCGGAAGCTGAAAAAAGCTTGAGTTGGCTCCGACGCAGCAGTTGTGTAACCAAAGAACTAGCCGCAATGAAAGTGTTCCTTCAACAGTCGAAAGATTACCAAGGTTCGTTCAAGCAACTGTTCGCCCGTCAATACCGCAAAAACCTTCGAATCATCGGTATTTTGCTATTTTGCACAACGTGTACCGGTGTAACCATGATACTAGCCTACGCTCAaacgatttttatgaaaatttccaGCGATCTTGATCCCGAAGAGATGTCCCTAGTTCTTGGAATCATCCAAGCTCTAGCCACTGGGATCGCCGTCCTGCTTATTGATCGCGTCGGTCGCCGACCGTTGGTGCTGTTCTCATTAGTTGGAATCACTCTAGGACTTGTGCTGACAAGTGCCTATTTTGCGACCGCCTCAGAAAACAGCTCGCCCGCCTTGGGTTGGATGGTGTTCATAGCGTTGCTTCTGACTGTGATATCGTTCGATGTGGGTTTGTTCGTGATTCCCTCCATATACCATGCAGAAGTACTGCCTAAACCAATTCGAGCGTACGCCAACGCCGCCAGCACTATTGGACACGGTGCAATACAGTTTGTGAATTTAAAGCTGTTCCAGGTTTTGACGGATAGTGCTGGAGCCTATGTGCCTTTCGCGCTGTACAGTATGGCTGGAGTTGTTGGCGGTGTTTTGTCGTATGTGTACATCCCGGAAACTAAAGgacaatctttggaagaaattgaACGAATGGTTGCTGAGGGTCGAGTAAAATCAGTTAAGCCAGTCAGTGATGACAAACTGTTTCAagacaaaataaacaaatttgcGCTGTGA